In Rhizobiales bacterium NRL2, a genomic segment contains:
- a CDS encoding dihydroorotate dehydrogenase (quinone), with product MLPYPIVRPLLFALNAERAHRLTLRAVRLGLAGRVRVPGAPVRIGGLTLANPVGLAAGFDKDAEAVDGLLRMGFGFIEVGGVTPRPQPGNERPRVFRLAEDRAVINRYGLNSAGAEAVARNLEKRRAAGVVGVNLGANKESEDRIGDYAECLTVLGGLADFATVNVSSPNTPGLRALQGKAALTGIFDRLHRAQSGGRATPLFLKLAPDLTAEDIDDVAEVIEDLGVAALVISNTTVARPEGLRGANAAEAGGLSGAPLMPLSTAVLRAFHERLEGRVPMIGVGGILSGDDAVAKLEAGASAVQVYTGLIYRGPALIGECAEAIAARRP from the coding sequence ATGCTTCCCTACCCGATCGTCAGACCGCTGCTTTTCGCGCTGAACGCGGAGCGGGCCCACCGCCTGACCCTCCGCGCCGTGCGCCTCGGCCTCGCCGGTCGGGTCCGCGTGCCCGGCGCGCCGGTGCGGATCGGCGGCCTGACACTGGCCAACCCGGTCGGGCTTGCGGCCGGGTTCGACAAGGACGCCGAGGCCGTGGACGGACTGCTCCGGATGGGCTTCGGCTTCATCGAGGTCGGCGGCGTGACCCCCCGGCCCCAGCCCGGAAACGAGCGTCCGCGCGTTTTCCGCCTTGCCGAAGACCGCGCCGTCATCAACCGCTACGGCCTCAACTCCGCCGGCGCGGAGGCGGTCGCGCGCAATCTGGAGAAACGCCGCGCGGCCGGCGTGGTCGGCGTCAACCTGGGCGCCAACAAGGAGAGCGAGGACCGCATCGGCGACTATGCGGAGTGCCTGACGGTGCTGGGCGGGCTGGCGGATTTCGCGACGGTCAACGTGTCCTCGCCCAATACGCCGGGGCTGCGCGCGCTGCAGGGCAAGGCGGCTCTGACCGGTATCTTCGACCGGCTGCACCGGGCGCAGTCGGGCGGCCGTGCAACGCCTCTCTTCCTCAAGCTGGCGCCCGATCTGACGGCCGAGGACATCGACGATGTGGCCGAGGTGATCGAGGATCTGGGCGTTGCCGCCCTGGTGATCTCCAACACCACCGTGGCGCGGCCGGAGGGCCTGCGCGGCGCCAACGCCGCAGAGGCCGGCGGGCTGAGCGGCGCGCCGCTGATGCCGCTCTCGACGGCGGTGCTGCGCGCCTTCCACGAACGCCTGGAGGGCCGCGTGCCCATGATCGGCGTCGGCGGCATTCTTTCCGGCGACGACGCGGTGGCCAAGCTGGAGGCCGGCGCCTCGGCGGTGCAGGTCTATACCGGCCTGATCTATCGCGGGCCGGCGCTGATCGGGGAGTGCGCCGAGGCGATCGCCGCGCGCCGGCCATGA
- a CDS encoding branched chain amino acid aminotransferase, protein MKQIFYYDGAWLDESPKLTGPMDHAFWMSSMVFDGARAFHGLAPDLRPHCERLIRSARSMLLAPPIGLDEVDGLCREAIRKLPKDGEYYVRPMFFAREGFVSPIPESTEFALAVYESPLPGGDGFAACLSSRRRPARDMAPTDAKAGCLYPNSQRALKEAADRGFDNAVIRDPSGNIAELATANLWIVRDGVAMTPVWNGTFLNGITRQRIIRLLREAGFEVLETTLTHEDLMAADEIFSTGNYGKVTPMVRYEDRELQPGPVARRAREAYFDWAATERVI, encoded by the coding sequence ATGAAGCAGATTTTCTATTACGACGGCGCGTGGCTGGATGAGTCCCCGAAGCTCACCGGGCCGATGGATCACGCATTCTGGATGTCCAGCATGGTCTTCGACGGCGCGCGCGCCTTCCACGGCCTGGCGCCGGATCTGAGGCCCCATTGCGAGCGGCTGATCAGGTCCGCGCGCTCGATGCTGCTGGCGCCGCCGATCGGGCTGGACGAAGTCGACGGCCTGTGCCGGGAGGCGATCCGCAAGCTGCCGAAGGACGGCGAATACTACGTCCGGCCCATGTTCTTCGCCCGGGAGGGTTTCGTCTCGCCGATCCCGGAATCGACCGAGTTCGCCCTGGCGGTCTACGAATCGCCGCTGCCGGGCGGGGACGGCTTCGCCGCCTGTCTGTCCAGCCGCCGCCGGCCGGCGCGGGACATGGCGCCGACCGACGCCAAGGCTGGCTGCCTCTACCCCAATTCGCAACGGGCGCTCAAGGAAGCGGCCGACCGGGGTTTCGATAACGCGGTGATCCGCGATCCGTCCGGCAATATCGCCGAGCTGGCGACCGCGAACCTGTGGATCGTCCGCGATGGCGTCGCCATGACGCCGGTCTGGAACGGCACCTTCCTGAACGGGATCACGCGCCAGCGCATCATCCGTCTGCTCAGGGAGGCCGGCTTCGAGGTGCTGGAAACCACCCTCACCCATGAGGACCTGATGGCCGCCGACGAAATATTCTCGACGGGCAACTACGGCAAGGTGACGCCCATGGTGCGCTACGAGGACCGGGAGCTGCAGCCCGGCCCGGTGGCGCGCCGCGCCCGGGAGGCCTATTTCGACTGGGCCGCGACCGAACGCGTGATCTGA
- a CDS encoding acylphosphatase, whose translation MAEGRTAAVLARISGRVQGVWFRGFVAENAGSLGVRGWVRNRSDGTVEALFVGDGPAVNELLRRCRTGPPAAKVEDITARPLDVPDPEPQGFEQRPTE comes from the coding sequence ATGGCCGAAGGGAGGACAGCGGCGGTGCTGGCGCGCATCTCCGGCAGGGTGCAGGGCGTCTGGTTCCGCGGCTTCGTCGCGGAGAACGCGGGGAGCCTCGGCGTCCGCGGCTGGGTCCGCAACCGCAGCGACGGCACCGTCGAGGCCCTGTTCGTCGGCGACGGCCCAGCGGTCAACGAGCTCCTGCGCCGCTGCCGCACAGGCCCCCCGGCGGCGAAGGTCGAGGACATCACCGCCCGTCCGCTGGACGTCCCCGATCCCGAGCCGCAGGGCTTCGAGCAGCGCCCGACGGAGTGA
- a CDS encoding acetyl/propionyl-CoA carboxylase subuit alpha produces MFKKILIANRGEIACRVMKTARAMGIQTVAVYSDADDGALHMRMADEAVHIGGAAASESYLVIDRIIQACKETGAEAVHPGYGFLSENQKFYTALEKAGIAFIGPGQKAIAAMGDKIESKKLAMKAGVSTVPGHADIIEDPEEAVKIAADIGLPVMIKASAGGGGKGMRVAWSEEEVRDGFKSAKSEAASSFGDDRVFIEKFIEEPRHIEIQVLADGQGTTLYVGERECSIQRRHQKVIEEAPSPFLDEATRKAMGEQAVALSEAVDYRSAGTVEFIVDKERNFYFLEMNTRLQVEHPVTELVTGIDLVEQMIRVAAGEKLQLTQDDIRLNGWAIESRIYAEDPYRGFLPSIGRLTRYQPPKENRIVRVDTGVVEGSEITMFYDPMIAKLCTYGATRAEAIDNMIDALNGFRIEGISHNINFVNAVCNHERFREGRLSTNFIAEEYPEGFVGAPLKQETERQLVAVAVVAHLRDLARGTSISGQVPHFVPRIGQDWRVQCGEQNFTVRTTVGDYATDVTVDNDHMIVESRYRPGQAQFVGNVGSRRMQAMVTRTLEGYLLTFDGATREFIIRTPTGAEMAALMPVKEAVDMSKFLVCPMPGALMQLHVEVGDEVKTGQPLAVIEAMKMENVLRAETDGVVKAVNARPGDSLAVDDIILELE; encoded by the coding sequence ATGTTCAAGAAGATTCTGATTGCCAATCGCGGCGAGATCGCCTGCCGCGTCATGAAGACCGCCCGCGCCATGGGCATCCAGACGGTCGCCGTCTACTCCGACGCCGATGACGGCGCGCTGCACATGCGCATGGCCGACGAGGCCGTCCACATCGGCGGCGCCGCGGCCTCGGAGAGCTACCTGGTCATCGACCGGATCATCCAGGCGTGCAAGGAGACCGGCGCCGAGGCGGTCCATCCCGGCTACGGCTTCCTGTCGGAGAACCAGAAATTCTACACCGCCCTGGAAAAGGCCGGCATCGCCTTCATCGGCCCCGGCCAGAAGGCCATCGCGGCGATGGGCGACAAGATCGAATCGAAGAAGCTGGCGATGAAGGCGGGCGTCAGCACGGTGCCCGGCCATGCCGACATCATCGAAGACCCGGAGGAAGCGGTGAAGATCGCCGCCGACATCGGCCTGCCGGTGATGATCAAGGCCTCCGCCGGCGGCGGCGGCAAGGGTATGCGCGTGGCCTGGAGCGAAGAGGAAGTGCGCGACGGTTTCAAGTCGGCGAAGTCCGAAGCCGCCTCCAGCTTCGGCGACGACCGCGTCTTCATCGAGAAGTTCATCGAGGAGCCGCGCCACATCGAGATCCAGGTACTGGCCGACGGCCAGGGCACGACGCTCTATGTCGGCGAGCGCGAATGCTCGATCCAGCGCCGCCACCAGAAGGTCATCGAGGAGGCGCCGAGCCCCTTCCTGGACGAGGCCACGCGCAAGGCCATGGGCGAGCAGGCCGTGGCCCTGTCGGAGGCCGTCGACTACCGCAGCGCGGGCACCGTCGAGTTCATCGTCGACAAGGAACGCAATTTCTACTTCCTGGAGATGAACACCCGCCTGCAGGTGGAGCATCCGGTCACCGAGCTGGTCACCGGCATCGACCTGGTCGAGCAGATGATCCGGGTCGCCGCCGGCGAGAAGCTGCAGCTCACCCAGGACGACATCCGCCTGAATGGCTGGGCCATCGAGAGCCGCATCTACGCCGAGGATCCCTATCGCGGATTCCTGCCCTCCATCGGGCGGCTGACCCGCTACCAGCCGCCGAAGGAGAACCGCATCGTCCGCGTCGACACCGGCGTGGTCGAAGGCTCCGAGATCACCATGTTCTACGACCCGATGATCGCCAAGCTGTGCACCTACGGCGCGACCAGGGCCGAGGCGATCGACAACATGATCGACGCCCTGAACGGTTTCCGGATCGAGGGCATCAGCCACAACATCAACTTCGTCAACGCCGTCTGCAATCACGAGCGCTTCCGCGAGGGACGGCTGTCGACCAACTTCATCGCCGAGGAATATCCGGAAGGTTTCGTCGGTGCGCCGCTGAAGCAGGAGACCGAGCGGCAGCTCGTCGCCGTGGCCGTCGTCGCGCACCTGCGCGATCTGGCGCGCGGCACCTCGATCTCCGGTCAGGTGCCCCATTTCGTCCCCAGGATCGGTCAGGACTGGCGGGTGCAGTGCGGCGAGCAGAACTTCACCGTGCGCACGACGGTCGGCGACTACGCCACCGACGTCACCGTCGACAACGACCACATGATCGTCGAAAGCCGCTACCGCCCCGGCCAGGCGCAGTTCGTCGGCAATGTCGGTTCCCGGCGCATGCAGGCGATGGTCACCCGGACGCTGGAAGGCTATCTGCTGACCTTCGACGGCGCGACGCGCGAGTTCATCATCCGCACGCCGACGGGCGCGGAGATGGCGGCGCTGATGCCGGTCAAGGAAGCCGTGGACATGTCGAAGTTCCTCGTCTGCCCGATGCCCGGCGCGCTGATGCAGCTGCACGTCGAGGTCGGCGACGAGGTCAAGACCGGCCAGCCCCTGGCCGTCATCGAGGCGATGAAGATGGAGAACGTCCTCCGCGCCGAGACCGACGGCGTGGTCAAGGCCGTCAACGCCAGGCCCGGCGACAGCCTGGCGGTCGACGACATCATCCTGGAACTGGAATAG
- a CDS encoding isovaleryl-CoA dehydrogenase (catalyzes the formation of 3-methylbut-2-enoyl CoA from 3-methylbutanoyl CoA) — MNNAIPNEAAAPAFDLSEEQRTLLDTADRYAREQIFPLAARMDNEEWWPDAEFRALGEVGFLGVTAPPELGGAGLDVFGSGLLLQAISRWNPAFGLAWVAHDNLCMNNILRNGNEDIRKRYVPGLADGSLIGALGLTEPGAGSDALGSMRTTARRDGDDYVLNGSKLYITNGPIADILLVYAKTNPEAGAKGISAFVIEKDMPGFKVAQKLIKMGFRGSQTGELVFEDCRVPAANMVGEENKGHVVVMSGLDLERAMISPICLGICERAYELTVDYARERKQFGQPISSFQMVQSHIADMYVMLEAVRLFTYKGLAAVNDLAEGEGGRGDVHKITAASVMYTANTMNRLLDLAVQVHGGTGYIWESEINRLFRHTKLLEIGAGTTEVRKMIIAGEIFR, encoded by the coding sequence ATGAACAACGCAATACCGAACGAGGCCGCGGCCCCGGCCTTCGACCTGTCGGAGGAGCAGCGCACGCTGCTCGACACCGCGGATCGCTACGCGCGCGAGCAGATCTTTCCGCTCGCCGCACGCATGGACAACGAGGAATGGTGGCCGGATGCCGAGTTCCGGGCGCTGGGCGAGGTCGGATTCCTGGGCGTCACGGCGCCCCCCGAACTGGGCGGGGCGGGCCTCGACGTCTTCGGCTCCGGCCTGCTGCTCCAGGCGATCAGCCGCTGGAATCCCGCCTTCGGCCTGGCCTGGGTGGCGCATGACAATCTGTGCATGAACAACATCCTGCGCAACGGCAACGAGGACATCCGCAAACGCTACGTGCCCGGTCTGGCCGACGGTTCGCTGATCGGCGCGCTGGGCCTTACCGAACCGGGCGCGGGGTCCGACGCGCTGGGCTCGATGCGGACGACGGCGCGCCGCGACGGCGACGACTACGTCCTCAACGGCTCCAAGCTCTACATCACCAACGGCCCCATCGCCGATATCCTGCTGGTCTATGCCAAGACCAACCCGGAGGCCGGCGCGAAGGGCATCTCCGCCTTCGTCATCGAGAAGGACATGCCGGGCTTCAAGGTCGCCCAGAAGCTGATCAAGATGGGCTTCCGCGGCAGCCAGACCGGCGAACTGGTGTTCGAGGACTGCCGCGTGCCGGCGGCCAACATGGTGGGCGAGGAGAACAAGGGCCACGTCGTCGTCATGTCCGGACTGGACCTGGAGCGGGCGATGATCTCGCCCATCTGCCTCGGCATCTGCGAGCGGGCCTACGAGCTCACCGTCGACTACGCCAGGGAACGCAAGCAGTTCGGCCAGCCCATCTCCAGCTTCCAGATGGTGCAGAGCCACATCGCCGACATGTACGTGATGCTCGAGGCGGTGCGGCTGTTCACCTACAAGGGGCTGGCTGCCGTCAACGATCTGGCCGAGGGCGAAGGCGGGCGCGGCGACGTGCACAAGATCACCGCCGCATCGGTCATGTACACCGCCAACACCATGAACCGCCTGCTGGACCTCGCGGTCCAGGTCCACGGCGGGACGGGCTACATCTGGGAATCGGAGATCAACCGCCTCTTCCGCCACACCAAGCTGCTGGAGATCGGCGCGGGGACGACCGAGGTGCGCAAGATGATCATCGCCGGCGAAATCTTCCGCTAG
- a CDS encoding heme ABC exporter, ATP-binding protein CcmA, with protein MLEGIGLAAMRGDRLIFADIGFAVAAGGMLTLTGRNGAGKSTLMRMIAGLARPFAGEVRWRGEPIADDPDAFRAELLYAGHKDGMKPALTAVENLALAARLKGGGAAEPQAALARFGIEGLADLPVGYMSAGQRRRVALSRLLIEPAALWLLDEPVTALDRDAVAALGGVMADHLSAGGLIVAATHTPLPGVEGAQFEIMPPENIDDWYAEAEY; from the coding sequence ATGCTCGAAGGGATCGGACTGGCGGCGATGCGGGGCGATCGCCTGATCTTCGCCGATATCGGCTTCGCGGTCGCCGCTGGCGGCATGCTGACCCTGACCGGCCGCAACGGGGCCGGCAAGTCGACCCTGATGCGGATGATCGCCGGTCTGGCGCGGCCGTTCGCCGGGGAAGTGCGCTGGCGCGGCGAGCCGATCGCCGACGATCCGGACGCGTTCCGCGCGGAACTTCTCTATGCCGGCCACAAGGACGGCATGAAGCCCGCCCTGACCGCGGTGGAAAACCTGGCCCTGGCGGCGCGTCTGAAGGGCGGCGGCGCGGCTGAACCGCAGGCGGCGCTGGCGCGTTTCGGCATCGAGGGACTGGCCGATCTCCCCGTCGGCTACATGTCGGCGGGCCAGCGCCGGCGCGTGGCGCTGAGCCGGCTGCTGATCGAGCCGGCGGCGCTCTGGCTGCTGGACGAACCCGTGACCGCGCTGGACCGGGATGCGGTCGCGGCTCTGGGCGGGGTGATGGCGGACCACCTTTCCGCCGGCGGACTGATCGTCGCCGCGACCCACACCCCGCTGCCCGGCGTCGAGGGCGCGCAATTCGAGATCATGCCGCCGGAGAACATCGACGACTGGTACGCGGAGGCGGAGTACTGA
- a CDS encoding heme exporter protein CcmB, with product MLAAFLAVVRRDLLLARRQGGASLLVIAFFVMVIMLFPLGIGPEPEMLSRIASGVIWVAALLSVLLSLDRLFQADLEDGSLDHLALLPVPLTVIVAAKIAAHWLTTGLPLILATPVLALLMQLPVEGFATLVAAMALGTPTLSLIGAIGAALTVGVRRGGVLLTLIVTPLYIPVLIFGVGAVEAALQDFDPAANLFFLAAILLGAIVMAPMAAAWALRLALD from the coding sequence ATGCTTGCCGCCTTTCTCGCCGTCGTGCGCCGGGACCTGCTGCTGGCGCGCCGCCAGGGCGGGGCGAGCCTGCTGGTCATCGCCTTCTTCGTCATGGTGATCATGTTGTTCCCGCTCGGGATCGGGCCGGAGCCGGAAATGCTCTCGCGCATCGCCTCGGGCGTGATCTGGGTCGCGGCGCTGCTGTCGGTACTGCTTTCCCTCGACCGGCTGTTCCAGGCGGACCTGGAGGACGGCAGCCTCGACCACCTCGCGCTGCTGCCGGTGCCGCTGACGGTGATCGTCGCCGCCAAGATCGCCGCGCACTGGCTGACCACGGGATTGCCGCTGATCCTGGCAACCCCGGTGCTGGCGCTGCTGATGCAGTTGCCCGTCGAGGGTTTCGCCACGCTGGTCGCGGCCATGGCGCTGGGCACGCCGACGCTCAGCCTGATCGGCGCCATCGGCGCGGCGCTGACGGTCGGCGTTCGCCGCGGCGGCGTGCTGCTCACCCTTATCGTCACGCCGCTCTACATCCCCGTGCTGATCTTCGGCGTCGGTGCGGTGGAGGCCGCGCTGCAGGACTTCGATCCGGCGGCGAACCTGTTCTTCCTCGCGGCAATCCTGCTTGGCGCAATTGTGATGGCGCCGATGGCCGCAGCATGGGCGCTAAGGCTTGCGCTCGATTGA
- a CDS encoding heme transporter HemC — MHKLANPTRFLRLTSAILPFAVAVAVACIGAGLVWGLFFAPPDYQQGDTVRIMFIHVPAAMMAMGVYVGMAVSSAVALIWRHAVADMIAKASAPVGAAFCFLCLLTGSLWGKPMWGTWWVWDARLTSVLILFFIYIGYMALWQAFEEEAKAAIAAAILAIVGVVMIPIIKFSVEWWNTLHQGATLITVDGPRVDNSMLWPLLLMIVGFLAYYVVVLIYRVRGEIHGRRSRMMRMAQAARHQAMQPAE, encoded by the coding sequence ATGCACAAGCTCGCAAATCCCACGCGTTTTCTCAGGCTGACCTCGGCGATCCTGCCTTTCGCGGTGGCGGTGGCCGTTGCCTGCATCGGCGCGGGACTGGTCTGGGGCCTGTTCTTCGCGCCGCCCGACTACCAGCAGGGCGATACGGTGCGGATCATGTTCATTCACGTGCCGGCGGCGATGATGGCGATGGGCGTCTATGTCGGCATGGCGGTTTCCAGCGCCGTGGCGCTGATCTGGCGTCACGCGGTCGCCGACATGATCGCCAAGGCTTCGGCGCCGGTGGGCGCCGCCTTCTGCTTCCTGTGCCTGCTTACCGGTTCGCTGTGGGGCAAGCCGATGTGGGGCACCTGGTGGGTCTGGGACGCGCGCCTGACCTCGGTCCTGATCCTGTTCTTCATCTACATCGGCTACATGGCTCTCTGGCAGGCCTTCGAGGAGGAGGCCAAGGCGGCGATCGCGGCGGCGATCCTCGCCATCGTCGGCGTGGTCATGATTCCGATCATCAAGTTCTCGGTGGAATGGTGGAACACGCTGCACCAGGGCGCCACGCTGATCACCGTGGATGGTCCGCGGGTCGACAATTCCATGCTTTGGCCACTATTGCTGATGATAGTGGGTTTCCTGGCGTATTATGTGGTGGTCCTGATCTACCGGGTGCGGGGTGAAATCCACGGTCGCCGCAGCCGGATGATGCGCATGGCCCAGGCCGCGCGCCATCAGGCGATGCAGCCGGCGGAATGA
- a CDS encoding heme exporter protein CcmD, which yields MSEFLAMGGYAAYVWPTYGATALVMVVLLVASVRGAKRAEREARALEALSPRRRRKAEKR from the coding sequence ATGAGCGAGTTCCTTGCCATGGGCGGCTACGCGGCCTATGTCTGGCCGACCTACGGCGCCACGGCGCTGGTGATGGTCGTGCTGCTGGTCGCCAGCGTGCGCGGCGCGAAGCGCGCCGAGCGCGAGGCGCGGGCGCTGGAGGCGTTGAGCCCCCGGCGGCGGAGAAAGGCGGAGAAGCGTTGA
- a CDS encoding cytochrome c biogenesis protein CcmE, translated as MSRKRQRLALVLIGLLFVGGAVGFSLMALNEELDVFRSPTQLVENGFPEGKRFRVGGLVEDGSIEKEGIITRFRVTDGVNAIEVSYNKILPDLFRHCQGVIALGELDGSGRFVAHEVLAKHDENYMPPEIADTMQGPGNCEGKMQMSSAKAVN; from the coding sequence ATCAGCAGGAAACGGCAGCGGCTGGCGCTGGTTCTGATCGGCTTGCTGTTCGTGGGTGGCGCGGTCGGGTTCTCCCTGATGGCGCTGAACGAGGAGCTGGATGTCTTCCGCAGCCCGACCCAGCTGGTCGAGAACGGCTTTCCTGAGGGCAAGCGGTTCCGCGTCGGCGGTCTGGTCGAGGACGGCTCGATCGAGAAGGAAGGCATCATCACCCGCTTCAGGGTGACGGACGGAGTCAACGCCATCGAGGTCTCCTACAACAAGATCCTGCCCGACCTGTTCCGGCATTGTCAGGGCGTCATCGCCCTTGGCGAACTTGACGGCAGCGGCCGCTTCGTCGCCCATGAGGTGCTGGCCAAGCACGACGAGAACTACATGCCGCCCGAGATCGCCGACACGATGCAGGGCCCGGGCAACTGCGAGGGCAAGATGCAGATGAGCAGCGCGAAGGCCGTGAACTGA